One Corallococcus exiguus DNA segment encodes these proteins:
- a CDS encoding putative metal-binding motif-containing protein: protein MHSRMMSLGPVSLVMALLLAGCDSSTKPPESMPDSGTQMDAGVTVDAGVTDDAGTPDSGVAEALPCEKTQGVCAGAKRAMVDGAYEPVCTARSYGADYEASETRCDGLDNDCDGVADPATWAEVAPLGTPPTGSLVDSLPVTGGSLVVSVAGQDTVQVRRLDESLALQATTQVPVAPGVDPVTSVRLVRTSRGPALVYVGRYMSPSSVSQGRLVQLDEQGNPVGPPGGVVILEYPQFPVHAGVAVSLDGQRLAVVWNVGTEDYRETQGLVVDADGKRLSGPWILFRTQEQVVLSTPAVLALGDGGFLVMVVEDHGPEALSRIRLWHQDPELSVRSEERALDVGNSPTALLLSAAPGAGGTPGEPLLLYRETSVRPQQLKQVRSLFTGGVPATLATATEGETPWFGATMTSRGLQMAWLAVHSVSPAKTDDSFFNYEGRFWGLGPNGIATDWSPGPGPMPLHRHSQWVRMHELPGHWMGALVMTATNTPIATHTLQSVRYCAP from the coding sequence ATGCATTCGCGAATGATGTCGTTGGGACCTGTGTCGTTGGTGATGGCCCTGCTGCTCGCGGGCTGTGATTCGTCCACGAAGCCACCCGAGTCCATGCCGGACTCCGGCACCCAGATGGATGCTGGCGTCACCGTCGACGCAGGCGTCACGGACGACGCGGGCACGCCGGACAGTGGCGTGGCGGAAGCCCTGCCCTGTGAGAAGACCCAAGGCGTGTGCGCGGGGGCGAAGCGGGCGATGGTGGACGGCGCCTATGAGCCCGTGTGCACCGCGCGCTCCTATGGCGCGGACTACGAGGCGTCGGAGACGCGCTGCGACGGTCTGGACAATGACTGTGACGGGGTGGCGGATCCGGCCACCTGGGCGGAGGTCGCTCCCCTGGGGACGCCCCCGACCGGAAGCCTCGTGGACAGCCTGCCCGTGACAGGGGGCTCCCTCGTGGTGTCCGTGGCGGGACAGGACACGGTCCAGGTTCGTCGTCTCGATGAATCCCTGGCGCTGCAAGCCACGACGCAGGTGCCCGTGGCGCCCGGCGTTGATCCGGTCACGTCGGTCCGCCTGGTTCGGACCTCGCGCGGACCGGCGCTTGTCTATGTGGGCCGGTACATGAGCCCGTCCTCCGTCTCGCAAGGACGCCTCGTTCAACTCGACGAGCAGGGCAACCCCGTGGGCCCTCCGGGAGGCGTCGTCATTCTCGAATACCCCCAGTTCCCGGTCCACGCGGGGGTGGCCGTGTCCCTGGACGGGCAGCGGCTCGCGGTGGTGTGGAACGTGGGGACGGAGGATTACAGGGAGACGCAGGGGCTGGTCGTGGACGCGGACGGAAAGCGGTTGAGCGGACCCTGGATCCTCTTCAGGACGCAGGAACAGGTCGTTCTCTCCACTCCGGCCGTGCTGGCGCTCGGGGATGGAGGGTTCCTGGTGATGGTGGTGGAGGACCACGGTCCGGAGGCGCTGTCACGCATCCGGCTCTGGCATCAAGACCCGGAGCTGTCGGTCAGGAGCGAGGAGCGAGCGCTGGACGTGGGGAATTCGCCCACGGCCCTGTTGCTGAGCGCGGCTCCGGGGGCAGGTGGCACCCCCGGTGAGCCACTGCTGCTCTATCGTGAGACGTCGGTCCGTCCTCAACAGCTCAAGCAGGTCCGGTCCCTCTTCACTGGAGGCGTTCCGGCAACGCTCGCCACCGCGACCGAGGGAGAGACGCCGTGGTTCGGTGCCACCATGACTTCACGCGGTCTCCAGATGGCCTGGCTCGCCGTGCACTCTGTGTCGCCAGCGAAGACGGACGATTCTTTCTTCAACTATGAAGGCCGGTTCTGGGGCCTGGGACCGAACGGCATCGCGACGGACTGGAGCCCGGGACCTGGCCCCATGCCCCTGCACCGCCACTCGCAATGGGTGCGGATGCATGAACTCCCCGGGCACTGGATGGGGGCGCTCGTGATGACCGCCACCAACACGCCGATAGCGACCCATACCCTCCAGTCCGTGCGCTACTGCGCGCCCTGA
- a CDS encoding [LysW]-aminoadipate kinase, whose product MSATPDASPRRPVVVKIGGAAGVDLENVCSDIVELARQGERVVVVNGGSEAGERLLGSLGMARPEATTANGNVVRLTYAPTLRALTMAWVGEVNKAVVLALLVKGVTALGLCGADGRVLTARRRPPLKLQGADGRMRIDREHLAGEVSSVNAALLGTLLDGGYVPVVCPPAVTEDGVLVNVDADHVASSISAALGAKALVILSNVPGLLADPKDPASLVRSSDDVEGCMPLAGGRMRYKLEAVRRALQGGVPSAYVSASRVARPVFSALEEAGGTKFTLRDGGRADAGA is encoded by the coding sequence ATGAGCGCCACCCCCGACGCCTCGCCCCGCCGTCCCGTCGTCGTGAAGATTGGCGGCGCGGCGGGCGTGGACCTGGAGAACGTCTGCTCGGACATCGTGGAGCTCGCCCGCCAGGGTGAACGCGTCGTCGTCGTCAACGGAGGCTCGGAGGCGGGTGAGCGGCTCCTGGGCTCGCTGGGCATGGCGCGCCCGGAGGCCACCACCGCGAACGGCAACGTCGTGCGCCTCACCTACGCGCCCACGCTGCGCGCGCTCACCATGGCGTGGGTGGGCGAGGTCAACAAGGCCGTGGTGCTGGCGCTGCTCGTGAAGGGCGTCACCGCGCTGGGCCTGTGCGGTGCGGACGGCCGCGTGCTCACCGCGCGTCGTCGGCCTCCGCTCAAGTTGCAGGGCGCCGACGGGCGGATGCGCATCGACCGCGAACATCTGGCCGGTGAGGTGTCCTCGGTGAACGCGGCGCTCCTGGGCACGCTGCTGGATGGAGGCTATGTGCCCGTCGTGTGTCCTCCCGCGGTGACGGAGGACGGCGTGCTCGTGAACGTGGACGCGGACCATGTGGCGTCGTCCATCTCGGCGGCGCTGGGCGCGAAGGCCCTGGTCATCCTCTCCAACGTGCCGGGGCTGCTCGCGGATCCGAAGGACCCCGCTTCGCTGGTGCGCTCCAGCGACGACGTGGAGGGCTGCATGCCGCTGGCGGGCGGACGCATGCGCTACAAGCTGGAGGCCGTGCGCCGGGCGCTGCAGGGCGGAGTCCCTTCCGCGTACGTGAGCGCGTCACGCGTGGCGCGGCCGGTGTTCTCCGCGCTGGAGGAGGCGGGCGGCACGAAGTTCACCCTTCGCGATGGAGGCAGAGCGGATGCGGGCGCGTGA
- a CDS encoding SDR family NAD(P)-dependent oxidoreductase, giving the protein MELGLANKVALVAGGSSGLGLSVAEELAKEGAHVAIGARDTDRLAQAEARLKSVARGGRVLATRVDVKDDADVRRWVDDVVAKLGALHVVVTNSGGPPPGAASTFGVDAYRSASDAVLLPPISLALAALPHLKKAGWGRLLFITSETVHRPVARFALSGFARMGIVGFSAALVQELGDAGITVNVLAPGYMRTPPVERTAGNAGDVEAGLRAMGAHIPLKRVGLPEEFAAAAVFLASERASFITGTVQLVDGGASVIG; this is encoded by the coding sequence ATGGAACTGGGACTCGCCAACAAGGTCGCGCTCGTCGCTGGTGGCTCCAGCGGCCTGGGGCTCTCTGTCGCGGAGGAACTGGCGAAGGAGGGCGCGCATGTCGCCATCGGTGCTCGGGACACGGACCGTCTGGCCCAGGCGGAGGCTCGGCTCAAGTCCGTGGCCCGGGGCGGCCGGGTGCTGGCGACTCGCGTGGATGTGAAGGACGACGCGGACGTGCGCCGCTGGGTGGATGATGTGGTGGCGAAGCTGGGCGCGCTGCACGTCGTCGTCACCAACAGTGGCGGTCCTCCTCCGGGTGCGGCCTCCACCTTCGGCGTGGATGCGTACCGGAGCGCTTCGGACGCGGTGCTGCTTCCGCCCATCTCCCTGGCGCTCGCGGCGCTCCCGCACCTGAAGAAGGCCGGATGGGGACGCCTGCTGTTCATCACCTCGGAGACGGTGCACCGGCCGGTGGCCCGCTTCGCGCTGTCCGGCTTCGCTCGCATGGGCATCGTCGGCTTCTCCGCCGCGCTGGTGCAGGAGTTGGGTGACGCCGGCATCACCGTCAACGTGCTGGCGCCGGGCTACATGCGCACGCCTCCGGTGGAGCGCACCGCGGGTAATGCGGGTGACGTGGAGGCAGGCCTTCGTGCCATGGGCGCGCACATCCCGCTCAAGCGCGTGGGGCTCCCGGAGGAGTTCGCCGCGGCGGCCGTGTTCCTCGCCAGTGAGCGCGCTTCCTTCATCACCGGCACCGTGCAACTCGTGGACGGTGGCGCGAGCGTCATCGGATGA
- a CDS encoding M20/M25/M40 family metallo-hydrolase, producing MRAREPGVDLLRWMVEQYSPSHQEASFAGALVERLGTRGWRAHTDAVGNAVARYGDGDTVIAFLGHIDTVPGEVPVRLEGQKLYGRGAVDAKGPLCAFIEAVELLDDSERAGKQFLLLGCVEEEVAITRGALHVRDQYAPDFVINGEPSGAHAVTIGYKGLLRLDLEHRASRRHTASRDYRAAAEHVIDAWNALKRLCDDWNRERPSLFEQNLPSLNAFHTGATETEEWATAAVSIRTGPSTDTEALLAALATVPTVTVRTVARKNAVSTNGNDALSRVFKQAIRERGVKPTLRLKTGTSDWNTVASTWAVPTVAYGPGDAALDHTPNEHIDLPEYEEGVAVLARVLALLPVKGTSGG from the coding sequence ATGCGGGCGCGTGAGCCAGGCGTCGACTTGTTGCGGTGGATGGTGGAGCAGTACAGCCCCAGCCACCAGGAGGCCTCCTTCGCTGGAGCGCTGGTGGAGCGGCTGGGCACGCGCGGCTGGCGGGCGCACACCGACGCCGTGGGCAACGCCGTCGCTCGCTACGGGGACGGGGACACCGTCATCGCGTTCCTGGGCCACATCGACACCGTGCCCGGCGAAGTGCCCGTGCGGCTGGAGGGACAGAAGCTCTACGGCCGGGGCGCTGTGGACGCGAAGGGCCCGCTGTGCGCGTTCATTGAAGCAGTGGAGCTGCTGGACGACTCGGAGCGCGCCGGCAAGCAGTTCCTGCTCCTGGGCTGCGTGGAGGAGGAGGTCGCCATCACTCGCGGCGCCCTTCATGTGCGCGACCAGTACGCCCCGGACTTCGTCATCAACGGCGAGCCCAGCGGCGCGCACGCGGTGACCATCGGCTACAAGGGACTGCTGCGCCTGGACCTGGAGCACCGCGCCAGCCGCCGCCACACCGCGAGCCGCGACTACCGCGCCGCCGCCGAGCACGTCATCGATGCGTGGAACGCACTCAAACGCCTGTGTGACGACTGGAACCGCGAGCGCCCGTCCCTCTTTGAGCAGAACCTTCCCTCCCTCAACGCCTTCCACACCGGCGCCACGGAGACGGAGGAATGGGCCACGGCCGCTGTGAGCATCCGCACCGGCCCGTCCACGGACACCGAGGCACTGCTCGCGGCGCTGGCCACCGTGCCCACCGTGACGGTGCGCACCGTGGCTCGGAAGAACGCTGTGTCCACGAACGGGAACGACGCGCTCTCCCGCGTCTTCAAGCAGGCCATCCGCGAGCGCGGCGTGAAGCCCACGCTGCGCCTGAAGACGGGCACGTCCGACTGGAACACCGTGGCCTCCACGTGGGCCGTGCCCACGGTGGCGTATGGCCCCGGCGACGCGGCGTTGGACCACACGCCGAACGAGCACATCGACCTGCCGGAGTACGAGGAAGGTGTCGCGGTGCTCGCGCGCGTGCTGGCGCTCCTTCCGGTGAAGGGGACCTCGGGAGGCTGA
- a CDS encoding RluA family pseudouridine synthase, translated as MTRLKVLVVPREIAGERLDRFLTKHVPGLTPERARAMLDSGRVRIRGKKAQATRKLWGGEELTLETPEPRPSPHASVEGPELPVLYDDAALVIVAKPPGLVVEPEGRAASVVGLLAARCPPFDVEGVVQPGVVHRLDRETSGCLALARTDDAVAALLKAFQEKRVDKRYQTLVLGRPPDTGHLEGPYARDPKDPRRFTTRVPSARRAALTFTVRERFREGALLDIDLDTGRTHQIRVQLSEAGFPVLGDSLYGSEEARKHPAALAVGRQALHAWRLEVPSSATGQLIQVESPLPEDFLRGLTVLRGGA; from the coding sequence ATGACGCGGCTCAAGGTTCTCGTGGTTCCCCGGGAGATTGCCGGCGAGCGGCTCGACCGGTTCTTGACGAAGCACGTCCCGGGCCTCACGCCGGAGCGAGCCCGGGCGATGCTGGACTCGGGGCGCGTGCGCATCCGGGGCAAGAAGGCGCAGGCCACGCGCAAGCTGTGGGGCGGCGAGGAGCTCACCCTGGAGACGCCGGAGCCCCGGCCGTCGCCTCATGCCTCAGTGGAAGGCCCGGAGCTGCCGGTGCTGTACGACGACGCGGCGCTCGTCATCGTGGCCAAACCGCCGGGGCTGGTGGTGGAGCCGGAGGGGCGGGCGGCGTCGGTGGTGGGGCTGCTCGCGGCGCGGTGCCCGCCGTTCGACGTGGAGGGCGTGGTCCAGCCGGGCGTGGTGCACCGGTTGGATCGCGAGACGAGCGGATGTCTGGCATTGGCCCGGACGGATGACGCGGTGGCTGCGCTCCTGAAGGCGTTCCAGGAGAAGCGCGTGGACAAGCGCTACCAGACGCTGGTGCTGGGCCGTCCGCCGGACACGGGGCACCTGGAAGGACCGTACGCGAGGGACCCGAAGGATCCGCGCCGCTTCACGACCCGTGTGCCCTCCGCGCGCCGGGCAGCGCTGACGTTCACGGTGCGCGAGCGGTTCCGGGAGGGAGCGCTCCTGGACATCGACCTGGACACGGGGCGCACGCATCAGATCCGCGTGCAGCTGTCGGAGGCCGGGTTCCCGGTCCTGGGAGATTCGCTCTACGGCTCGGAGGAGGCGCGCAAGCATCCGGCGGCGCTCGCGGTGGGGCGGCAGGCCCTGCACGCGTGGCGGCTGGAAGTGCCGTCCTCCGCGACGGGCCAGCTCATCCAGGTGGAGTCGCCGCTGCCGGAGGACTTCCTGCGGGGGCTCACGGTGCTGCGCGGGGGTGCGTGA
- a CDS encoding putative metal-binding motif-containing protein produces MQSRMTSWGGLWGSLSLMVALLVSGCGSSTSPSGPEQDAGTQVDAGTDAGTTGDAGITDDAGTADSGVAEALPCERTQGVCAGARRAMVDGAYEPVCTARSYGADYEATETRCDGLDNDCDGVTDPATWTEVAPMKWAPYARSVDSLPVEGGFLMVYSDSPEGIQVLRFDASLNLQGTSMIPLDPGFSPVMEVQLVRTSRGPALFFTALHFQTGSTAEGRLVQLDEQGAPIGSPGGVVLFEQPTTQPAARVAASVDGKRISVVWSASILGVREVQGMLVDPSGLVLAPPRVLFQSDSPNLHSPRVMGMGDGNFLVTAYDEGETVDDTRIRLRRHDRELRLVGDERRLSVAFGAIPTLLMMPAKEGGEEPVMLYREPDGHNPRLHEVRHLFAGGTPVTLTSTAWSQSSVLGATMTSRGLQLAWITMGYVPVPGQASGFIYEGRLWGMSPSGVVTDWTPGPAPMPLHRNGEWVLMHELPGHWMGALLMTATTVPPEAYTLHSLRYCAP; encoded by the coding sequence ATGCAATCGCGGATGACGTCGTGGGGCGGGTTGTGGGGAAGCCTGTCGTTGATGGTGGCCCTGCTGGTTTCGGGCTGTGGTTCATCCACGAGCCCGTCGGGCCCCGAGCAGGATGCCGGCACGCAGGTGGATGCCGGGACGGATGCGGGCACCACCGGCGACGCGGGCATCACGGACGACGCGGGAACGGCCGACAGCGGCGTGGCGGAAGCCCTGCCCTGCGAGCGGACTCAGGGCGTATGCGCGGGGGCCCGGCGCGCCATGGTGGACGGGGCCTATGAGCCCGTGTGCACGGCGCGCTCCTACGGCGCGGACTACGAGGCGACGGAGACGCGCTGCGACGGTCTGGACAATGACTGCGACGGCGTGACGGACCCGGCGACCTGGACAGAGGTCGCTCCGATGAAGTGGGCGCCTTACGCGAGGTCGGTGGACAGCCTGCCCGTGGAGGGGGGCTTCCTGATGGTCTACAGCGACAGCCCGGAGGGGATCCAGGTGCTCCGGTTCGATGCGTCCCTGAACCTCCAGGGCACGTCGATGATCCCGCTGGATCCAGGCTTCTCTCCCGTGATGGAGGTGCAACTGGTGCGGACCTCACGCGGGCCTGCCCTCTTCTTCACCGCGCTGCACTTCCAGACGGGATCCACCGCGGAGGGACGCCTCGTGCAGCTGGATGAGCAGGGCGCTCCCATCGGCTCTCCCGGAGGCGTCGTTCTTTTCGAGCAGCCCACGACCCAGCCGGCCGCGCGCGTGGCAGCATCCGTGGATGGGAAGCGGATCTCCGTGGTCTGGTCCGCGTCCATCCTCGGTGTCCGCGAGGTGCAGGGCATGCTCGTGGATCCCTCCGGCCTGGTCCTGGCCCCACCCCGGGTGCTGTTCCAGTCGGACTCACCCAACCTCCACTCGCCGCGGGTGATGGGCATGGGGGATGGGAACTTCCTGGTGACGGCGTACGACGAGGGGGAAACGGTCGATGACACGCGCATCCGGTTGAGGCGTCATGACCGCGAGCTGCGACTCGTGGGAGACGAGCGTCGCCTCTCCGTGGCGTTCGGGGCCATTCCCACGCTGCTGATGATGCCCGCGAAGGAGGGTGGGGAAGAGCCGGTGATGCTCTACCGCGAACCGGATGGGCACAATCCCAGGCTCCATGAGGTGCGGCACCTCTTCGCGGGGGGCACGCCCGTGACGCTGACGTCCACGGCGTGGAGCCAATCCAGCGTGCTTGGCGCCACGATGACTTCACGGGGGCTCCAGTTGGCCTGGATCACCATGGGCTACGTGCCCGTTCCGGGTCAGGCTTCGGGCTTCATCTACGAAGGACGGCTCTGGGGCATGAGTCCTTCGGGCGTCGTGACGGATTGGACTCCCGGACCCGCGCCCATGCCTCTCCACCGCAATGGAGAGTGGGTACTGATGCATGAGCTTCCCGGACACTGGATGGGAGCGCTCCTGATGACCGCAACGACCGTCCCACCGGAGGCCTACACCCTCCACTCGCTTCGTTACTGCGCTCCTTGA
- a CDS encoding MFS transporter yields MATSLFSRSGSARALSHRDFTLLWLGTLVSNIGTWMESVALGVYVTQVTGQAAWTGGVAALTHLPSLVLAPLGGALADRFDRRTFMAVCVCMQALLAALLTVLAGTDNLSVPWVAVLSLLNGAFSTLVIPCATALTVAVVPSEDLHNALSLDSAQFNLGRIIGPVLAALVLTKVGIEGALFVNTLSFLAVLLALAGMRGAASTLPPKVEALWDGIMRGVRLAWTDPGIALALGSGALVGLLISPFVGLVPVFALKVLGGDATTTSMLLTAQGTGAVIAAFGSGALVARMGRQAFLEAALLLVGLCSAAYWLSPSLPVALVTLFILGAVYLVAFTGLKTVCQARTPPELQARVSSLFLLLVNAGYILGVWGQGALSDHVGVRPITAGCALLFFGIVVGMRTLRARGLAALGT; encoded by the coding sequence GTGGCCACCTCCCTGTTCTCCCGTTCGGGCTCCGCCCGGGCCCTGTCCCATCGCGACTTCACCCTTCTCTGGTTGGGCACGCTCGTGTCCAACATCGGCACGTGGATGGAATCCGTGGCCCTGGGGGTCTACGTCACGCAGGTGACGGGCCAGGCCGCATGGACGGGCGGAGTCGCCGCGCTGACGCACCTGCCTTCGTTGGTGCTCGCGCCCCTGGGAGGCGCGCTCGCGGACCGCTTCGACCGGCGCACCTTCATGGCCGTGTGCGTGTGCATGCAGGCGCTGCTGGCCGCGCTGCTCACGGTGCTGGCCGGCACGGACAACCTGTCGGTGCCGTGGGTGGCGGTCCTCTCGCTGCTCAACGGCGCGTTCAGCACGCTGGTCATCCCGTGCGCCACGGCGCTCACCGTGGCGGTGGTGCCCTCGGAGGACCTGCACAACGCGCTCAGCCTGGACTCGGCGCAGTTCAACCTGGGCCGCATCATCGGGCCCGTGCTGGCCGCGCTCGTGCTGACGAAGGTGGGCATCGAGGGGGCGCTGTTCGTCAACACGCTGTCCTTCCTCGCCGTGCTGCTGGCGCTCGCGGGGATGCGCGGCGCGGCGAGCACCCTGCCTCCGAAGGTGGAGGCGCTGTGGGACGGCATCATGCGGGGCGTGAGGCTGGCGTGGACGGATCCAGGCATCGCGCTCGCGCTGGGCTCCGGGGCGTTGGTGGGGCTGCTCATCTCGCCCTTCGTGGGCCTGGTGCCGGTGTTCGCGCTGAAGGTGCTGGGTGGGGACGCGACCACCACGTCCATGCTGCTCACGGCGCAGGGAACGGGCGCGGTCATCGCGGCGTTCGGCTCCGGAGCCCTCGTCGCGAGGATGGGGCGGCAGGCCTTCCTGGAGGCGGCGCTGCTGCTCGTGGGGCTGTGCTCCGCCGCGTACTGGCTGTCCCCTTCGCTGCCGGTGGCCCTGGTGACGCTGTTCATCCTGGGCGCGGTGTACCTGGTCGCCTTCACGGGCCTGAAGACGGTGTGCCAGGCGCGCACGCCGCCGGAGCTGCAGGCGCGCGTGAGCAGCCTGTTCCTGCTCCTCGTGAACGCAGGCTACATCCTGGGCGTCTGGGGACAGGGCGCGCTGTCGGACCACGTGGGCGTGCGGCCCATCACCGCGGGCTGTGCCCTGCTCTTCTTCGGCATCGTGGTGGGGATGCGGACCCTGCGCGCCCGGGGTCTGGCCGCGCTGGGCACCTGA
- a CDS encoding GNAT family N-acetyltransferase has protein sequence MFQHFERTTTDRLLLRAVRENDLDAVFALHSDPTTNRFSRRGYMQTLDDARRIMGIWLEDWARDGVGYWLVERLDAPGVVVGLSGLRHKELEGQRVLNLAYRFTPETWGSGYATEASRVALALAARHLPRVPLVAIIHPENTASLRVAERLGMRLDRHVTEDGIPNRVYVIG, from the coding sequence ATGTTTCAACACTTCGAACGCACGACCACCGACCGGCTGTTGCTCCGCGCTGTTCGCGAAAACGACCTGGACGCGGTCTTCGCCCTCCACTCGGATCCGACGACGAACCGGTTCAGCCGCCGCGGCTACATGCAGACGCTGGACGACGCGCGGCGGATCATGGGCATCTGGCTGGAGGACTGGGCGCGCGACGGCGTGGGGTACTGGCTGGTGGAGCGGCTGGACGCGCCCGGCGTCGTCGTGGGCCTGAGCGGCCTGCGCCACAAGGAGCTGGAGGGCCAGCGCGTGCTCAACCTGGCCTACCGCTTCACGCCCGAGACCTGGGGCTCCGGGTACGCCACGGAGGCGTCCCGCGTCGCGCTGGCGCTGGCGGCCCGTCACCTGCCGCGGGTTCCCCTGGTGGCCATCATCCACCCGGAGAACACCGCGTCCCTCCGCGTGGCGGAGCGGCTGGGGATGCGCCTGGACCGCCACGTTACCGAGGACGGCATCCCGAACCGCGTGTATGTGATTGGCTGA